Proteins from one Terriglobales bacterium genomic window:
- a CDS encoding NAD(P)H-dependent oxidoreductase subunit E — protein MTSETEVIPEILAHFDQTRSSLIPILQEIQDKYRYLPQAMLRQVAAKLDIPVPEVYHVATFYNCFSLEPVGRNLVQVCLGTACHVRGAPKVLDRLLTDLKLPAPGTTADMEFTVRTVRCVGCCGLAPVVRVNDNTHPAMTQAKVKGMLKKYYSKPVAKQEAAPQ, from the coding sequence ATGACATCGGAGACTGAAGTCATCCCGGAAATCCTGGCCCATTTTGACCAAACGCGTTCCAGCCTGATTCCCATTCTTCAGGAAATCCAAGACAAATACAGATATTTGCCCCAGGCCATGCTGCGTCAAGTCGCCGCGAAGCTCGATATCCCGGTGCCCGAGGTCTATCACGTTGCGACCTTCTACAACTGCTTCAGCCTGGAGCCGGTCGGACGCAACCTGGTGCAGGTATGCCTGGGGACCGCCTGCCATGTGCGCGGCGCGCCCAAGGTGCTGGACCGCTTGCTGACCGACCTGAAGCTGCCCGCGCCGGGCACCACCGCCGACATGGAGTTCACAGTACGGACGGTGCGCTGTGTTGGCTGCTGCGGGTTGGCGCCGGTGGTGCGCGTCAACGACAACACGCATCCCGCCATGACCCAGGCGAAGGTCAAAGGCATGCTGAAGAAGTACTACAGCAAGCCTGTCGCCAAGCAAGAGGCTGCACCGCAGTAG